The Brassica napus cultivar Da-Ae chromosome C7, Da-Ae, whole genome shotgun sequence genome has a segment encoding these proteins:
- the LOC111207557 gene encoding small polypeptide DEVIL 23 encodes MKISMGRGGSGWIAKLRCWDWCKEQRTRVYIIWRCLLFLLQWED; translated from the coding sequence ATGAAGATTTCGATGGGACGAGGTGGGTCAGGTTGGATAGCGAAGCTCCGTTGCTGGGATTGGTGTAAGGAACAAAGAACGCGTGTTTATATCATTTGGAGGTGTTTGCTTTTCTTGTTACAGTGGGAAGACTAA